In one window of Lytechinus pictus isolate F3 Inbred chromosome 19, Lp3.0, whole genome shotgun sequence DNA:
- the LOC129283319 gene encoding uncharacterized protein LOC129283319, with product MFFVRKSAVKISRAFRGEKSRKETPFDIGSTIYTEDRSGELPMYYPKDAVVKHTISLRMKSPEEVHYYQDTCTGSTKTERHEESRKTESTEATSEDLTTPQDDPKLEKEQSAGQNESQTQATDREEDHTDAEECDLIHLEKHGITVTISKYEIYSAKDITVEVIEDVPPELELKETEAIISVGLKMSPSDAAFSAPVRVTMPHCGVFTKPKDAEVYIYYRKNASTGFTSIQSTNTSCPRCVVRERDLDIYVDHFSEHWIVALIKRTFIGKRVICTTYIPVSTPRNGIHVVYVHVRDEDVVEEVCINKAERFSRRNNVRLVGKPETADEDCIGIVQNIISEKFGINPRIERAHRDGKPSTDPDHPRHILFKLLSFRDKVAIMKSARSTLANESYFVVDDLTKEDLAEKRRYSQEVKRLYQQGTKLKFTAGKWRHRDGTTFDFTQTCQAEAEL from the exons ATGTTCTTTGTACGCAAGAGTGCCGTCAAG atTTCAAGGGCTTTCAGGGGAGAAAAATCACGCAAGGAGACTCCCTTTGACATTGGATCTACGATATACACGGAAGATAGGTCAGGCGAACTACCAATGTACTATCCCAAGGATGCGGTGGTCAAGCATACGATCTCATTGAG AATGAAATCTCCTGAAGAGGTCCATTATTATCAAG ACACATGCACAGGAAGCACAAAGACAGAACGTCACGAGGAATCCAGAAAAACAGAGTCTACTGAAGCAACGTCGGAGGATTTAACTACGCCCCAAGATGATCCAAAACTTGAAAAGGAGCAGAGTGCCGGGCAGAATGAATCTCAAACTCAAGCTACTGATAGAGAGGAAGATCATACTGATGCTGAGGAATGCGACTTAATTCACCTTGAGAAGCATGGCATCACGGTCACGATTTCCAAATATGAAATTTACAGCGCAAAGGACATCACTGTGGAGGTGATTGAAGACGTCCCACCTGAGCTGGAGCTGAAGGAAACAGAAGCCATCATATCGGTTGGATTGAAGATGTCGCCTTCTGATGCTGCCTTTAGCGCTCCTGTGAGAGTAACAATGCCCCATTGTGGTGTGTTCACTAAACCAAAGGATGCAGAAGTCTACATCTATTATCGGAAGAATG CTTCAACAGGATTTACATCGATTCAATCTACAAACACTAGTTGTCCAAGATGTGTTGTGCGAGAACGTGATCTAGATATCTACGTCGACCATTTCTCCGAACATTGGATTGTTGCTCTAATTAAGCGGACGTTCATTGGAAAACGTGTTATCTGTACAACTTACATTCCTGTGTCTACTCCAAGGAATGGCATACACGTGGTATACGTCCACGTAAGGGATGAAGACGTGGTAGAAGAGGTTT GCATCAACAAGGCAGAGCGCTTCTCCCGCCGAAACAACGTGCGCCTCGTAGGAAAACCCGAAACCGCCGATGAGGACTGCATCGGCATCGTACAGAACATCATTAGCGAGAAATTCGGGATCAATCCACGCATCGAACGCGCTCATCGCGACGGTAAGCCATCAACCGACCCAGATCATCCCCGACACATATTATTTAAGCTCCTATCTTTCCGCGATAAAGTAGCCATAATGAAGTCGGCGCGATCCACACTGGCCAACGAAAGCTACTTCGTAGTCGATGACCTTACCAAGGAAGACCTTGCAGAAAAGCGAAGATATTCTCAGGA